The following proteins come from a genomic window of Varunaivibrio sulfuroxidans:
- a CDS encoding TerC family protein, producing the protein METAIVTLIATPETWISLATLISLEVVLGIDNLVFIAILVDRLPKEHQTSARRGGIALALVTRLMLLFTLAWLAKLTAPLLVIADHPLSLRDMILIAGGLFLLVKATREIHERLEEAGAEADLKRVKRGIIATIVQIALIDIIFSLDSVITAVGMVNEVSIMATAITVAVVVMLWASGPLSAFVSRHPTVKMLAMSFLLLIGMALVADGMGFHIPKGYLYFAMGFSVSVEALNLWAAARERKAKHAGE; encoded by the coding sequence GTGGAAACCGCCATCGTCACGCTGATCGCGACTCCCGAGACCTGGATCAGCCTCGCCACACTGATCAGCCTCGAAGTCGTTCTCGGTATCGACAACTTGGTCTTTATCGCCATTTTGGTCGATCGGCTGCCCAAGGAACACCAGACCTCGGCCCGACGCGGTGGCATCGCCCTGGCGCTGGTGACCCGATTAATGCTGTTGTTCACCCTGGCGTGGCTCGCCAAATTGACCGCGCCTCTACTCGTCATCGCGGATCATCCGCTGTCCCTGCGCGATATGATTCTGATCGCCGGCGGCCTGTTCCTGCTGGTCAAGGCGACCCGTGAAATTCACGAACGCCTCGAAGAAGCCGGCGCCGAGGCCGACTTGAAGCGAGTCAAACGCGGTATCATCGCGACGATCGTTCAAATTGCGCTGATCGATATTATTTTCTCCCTCGATTCGGTCATCACCGCCGTCGGCATGGTCAACGAGGTAAGCATCATGGCGACCGCGATCACCGTCGCCGTCGTGGTGATGTTGTGGGCGTCGGGACCGCTTTCGGCCTTCGTCAGCCGTCACCCGACGGTTAAAATGCTGGCGATGAGTTTTTTGCTGTTGATCGGCATGGCGCTGGTGGCCGACGGCATGGGTTTTCACATTCCCAAGGGATACTTGTATTTCGCGATGGGTTTCTCGGTCTCGGTCGAAGCGCTCAATTTGTGGGCCGCCGCGCGCGAACGCAAGGCCAAACACGCCGGCGAATAG
- a CDS encoding RNA-binding S4 domain-containing protein encodes MNTPPATIRLDKWLWQARFFKSRARATQFCHAGNVRRASSEPSKAHYALKIGDILTFTLNERKRIIEVVALGARRGPAPEAQSLYIDHSPQEDARAPGKHGIYPSARRDPGAGRPTKAERRAIDRLKDYD; translated from the coding sequence ATGAACACGCCCCCGGCGACGATCCGCTTGGACAAGTGGCTTTGGCAGGCGCGTTTTTTTAAAAGCCGCGCCCGCGCCACGCAATTTTGCCATGCGGGAAATGTGCGCAGGGCGTCGTCGGAGCCAAGCAAAGCCCACTACGCTTTAAAAATCGGAGATATCCTGACCTTCACCCTGAACGAACGGAAGCGCATCATCGAAGTCGTCGCCCTGGGCGCACGCCGAGGCCCCGCGCCCGAAGCCCAGAGCCTGTACATCGACCACAGCCCGCAAGAAGACGCGCGCGCGCCGGGAAAGCATGGTATTTATCCCTCCGCCCGGCGCGATCCCGGCGCGGGCCGCCCCACTAAGGCCGAGCGACGCGCCATCGATCGCCTAAAAGATTACGATTAG
- a CDS encoding helicase-related protein, which produces MHIETSRLRDNLKAVLGPTNTGKTHLAMERMLAHASGMIGFPLRLLARENYDRAVKIKGRGQVALITGEEKILPKGARYFLCTVESMPTDRPLDFVGIDEIQLCADPERGHIFTQRLLHARGLKETMFMGADTMRPALGALLDDISFISRPRFSALGYAGRKKITRLAPRSAVVTFSLADVYALGEMMRRHRGGAALVMGALSPRTRNAQVEMFQSGEVDYLIATDAVGMGLNMDVDHVALAATGKFDGRIRRRLSVAELAQIAGRAGRHMNDGTFGTTMAADRLSAEEVEQIENHNFAPVRTLFWRNAALRFSSLDALLHSLRDVPDRPGLVRAREAHDERALITLAKDAVLRDIAHTPAAVHLLWDVCRIPDFQKIMSDAHAQLLGQLFRHLAGPAGRLPGSWMNERVARLDRLDGDIDTLLGRISQIRTWTYVSHQTGWLDDPIGWQERTRSIENNLSDTLHERLTQRFVDRRSAVLMRPMTDQDHIDTHIADDGAVEVEGHFIGHLRGFRFTADANEHDGAARALDHAATRILRARVKERVSALTLDDDAQFSFTPQGRILWRGDAVGAVKAGPAALKPQAFALTSDLLDSPEREKIRTRLALWLETTLNTRMKPLLTALDSDLKGPARGLVFQLAEQLGSLDREGVEEQIKAIEREERREMRRLGVRLGRQMVYMPELLKPAAMEMRLMLWAVRESLLSPPPPPPPGRVSVPFDRAQPRGYYDAVGFRRAGPLALRIDMLERICELSWSLLRDGDGAFSLSADLMSLAGCGPEEMDAILHDIGFVAIEDKYTLKHLRHKVRKALKAAAEASTTQNDDATQAPDVMTAPVPDGTMPTPASGDTGTPASEQGEQKPSASPAPPGDGAQTPPPSADGKTAHKKKPGGRSKVKKSRKGAPHPASRRDEQAKPTVDPDSPFAKLLELKLKK; this is translated from the coding sequence ATGCATATCGAAACATCACGCCTTCGCGACAATCTGAAAGCGGTGCTCGGCCCCACCAACACCGGCAAGACCCACCTGGCGATGGAACGCATGCTGGCACACGCCTCGGGCATGATCGGGTTCCCGTTGCGCCTGCTGGCGCGAGAAAATTACGACCGGGCGGTCAAGATCAAGGGCCGGGGGCAGGTCGCCCTGATCACCGGCGAGGAAAAAATCCTCCCCAAGGGCGCACGCTATTTTCTGTGCACCGTGGAGTCGATGCCCACCGACCGCCCCCTCGACTTCGTCGGCATCGATGAAATCCAACTGTGCGCCGACCCCGAACGCGGCCACATTTTCACCCAGCGCCTGCTCCACGCCCGGGGACTGAAGGAAACCATGTTCATGGGCGCAGACACCATGCGCCCGGCGCTCGGCGCGCTGCTCGACGACATCTCCTTTATCTCGCGCCCCCGCTTTTCCGCGCTCGGCTATGCCGGGCGCAAGAAAATTACCCGCCTGGCCCCGCGCAGCGCCGTCGTCACATTTTCCCTGGCCGACGTTTACGCCCTGGGCGAGATGATGCGTCGTCACCGCGGCGGCGCGGCGCTGGTGATGGGGGCGCTCAGTCCGCGCACCCGCAACGCCCAGGTCGAGATGTTCCAATCCGGTGAGGTCGATTACCTAATCGCCACCGACGCCGTCGGCATGGGCCTGAACATGGACGTCGATCACGTCGCCCTGGCCGCGACCGGAAAATTCGACGGGCGCATCCGACGCCGCCTGTCCGTCGCCGAACTGGCCCAAATCGCCGGAAGGGCGGGCCGGCACATGAACGACGGCACCTTCGGCACCACCATGGCCGCAGACCGCCTGAGCGCCGAGGAAGTCGAGCAGATCGAAAACCACAATTTCGCCCCCGTGCGGACGCTCTTTTGGCGCAACGCGGCGCTAAGATTTTCTTCGCTCGACGCCCTGCTCCACAGCCTGCGCGACGTTCCCGATCGCCCCGGTCTGGTGCGCGCACGCGAAGCCCACGACGAACGGGCCTTGATCACGCTCGCCAAGGACGCCGTCCTGCGCGATATCGCGCACACCCCAGCCGCGGTGCACCTGCTTTGGGACGTCTGCCGGATTCCCGACTTTCAAAAAATCATGTCCGACGCCCACGCCCAACTGCTGGGACAGCTTTTTCGCCACCTGGCGGGCCCCGCCGGACGCCTGCCGGGATCGTGGATGAACGAGCGCGTCGCCCGCCTGGACCGGCTCGACGGCGACATCGACACCTTGTTGGGACGGATCAGTCAAATCCGAACCTGGACCTACGTTTCGCACCAAACCGGATGGCTTGATGACCCCATAGGATGGCAAGAACGCACCCGGAGCATCGAAAACAACTTGTCAGATACCCTGCACGAGCGCTTAACTCAGCGTTTCGTTGACCGAAGAAGTGCTGTATTAATGCGTCCCATGACCGATCAAGATCACATAGACACCCATATCGCCGATGATGGCGCCGTCGAAGTCGAAGGCCATTTTATCGGCCACCTTCGTGGATTTCGCTTCACCGCCGACGCAAACGAGCACGATGGCGCGGCGCGCGCGCTGGACCACGCCGCGACCCGGATCTTGCGCGCCCGCGTCAAGGAACGGGTTTCCGCCTTGACCCTCGACGACGATGCGCAATTTAGCTTCACGCCCCAGGGGCGAATTTTGTGGCGCGGCGACGCGGTCGGGGCCGTCAAGGCGGGTCCGGCGGCGCTGAAGCCCCAAGCCTTCGCCCTAACGTCGGATCTGCTCGACAGCCCCGAACGGGAAAAAATTCGAACCCGCCTCGCCCTGTGGCTGGAAACGACGCTGAACACCCGCATGAAGCCCCTACTCACCGCCCTCGATTCGGACCTCAAGGGGCCGGCTCGGGGACTTGTTTTTCAATTGGCCGAACAATTGGGCTCGCTGGACCGCGAGGGCGTCGAGGAGCAGATCAAGGCGATCGAGCGCGAGGAACGCCGGGAAATGCGCCGCCTCGGCGTGCGCCTCGGTCGCCAAATGGTCTATATGCCCGAATTGCTCAAGCCCGCCGCGATGGAAATGCGCCTGATGCTGTGGGCGGTGCGCGAAAGCCTGCTCAGCCCGCCGCCGCCGCCGCCGCCGGGTCGAGTCTCCGTTCCCTTCGATCGTGCCCAACCCCGCGGCTATTACGACGCCGTGGGCTTTCGCCGCGCCGGCCCGTTGGCCTTGCGCATCGATATGCTGGAGCGCATCTGCGAGCTGTCCTGGAGCCTGCTGCGCGATGGCGATGGCGCATTTTCCCTATCTGCGGATTTGATGTCCCTGGCCGGCTGCGGCCCCGAGGAAATGGACGCCATCCTCCACGACATCGGGTTCGTCGCCATCGAGGATAAATACACGCTCAAACACCTGCGTCATAAAGTCCGCAAGGCGCTGAAAGCCGCGGCCGAAGCCTCCACCACGCAGAACGACGACGCGACGCAAGCCCCCGACGTCATGACCGCGCCGGTACCCGACGGGACCATGCCCACGCCGGCTTCGGGCGACACCGGAACACCCGCATCCGAACAAGGTGAACAGAAACCGTCCGCGTCCCCCGCGCCGCCGGGAGACGGTGCGCAAACGCCCCCACCCTCCGCCGACGGCAAGACCGCCCACAAGAAAAAACCGGGCGGGCGAAGCAAGGTCAAAAAGAGCCGTAAGGGCGCGCCGCATCCCGCCTCGCGGCGCGATGAACAGGCCAAGCCCACGGTCGATCCCGATTCGCCCTTCGCCAAGTTGCTGGAGCTGAAATTGAAGAAATGA